From a single Kitasatospora sp. NBC_00458 genomic region:
- a CDS encoding roadblock/LC7 domain-containing protein — MSQAAQNLNWLITNFVDNTPGVSHTVVVSADGLLLCMSEGFPRDRADQLAAVASGLTSLTTGASRIFEGGEVNQTVVEMERGFLFLMAVSDGSALAVLAAPDSDIGLVGYEMALLVDRAGAVLTPALRAELQGSLLH, encoded by the coding sequence ATGAGCCAGGCCGCACAGAACCTGAACTGGCTGATCACCAATTTCGTGGACAACACCCCCGGGGTGTCGCACACGGTGGTGGTCTCCGCGGACGGCCTCCTGCTGTGCATGTCCGAAGGGTTCCCCCGCGACCGCGCCGACCAGCTCGCCGCCGTCGCCTCCGGCCTCACCTCCCTCACGACCGGCGCCAGCCGGATCTTCGAGGGCGGCGAGGTCAACCAGACCGTCGTCGAGATGGAGCGCGGCTTCCTCTTCCTGATGGCCGTCAGCGACGGTTCCGCACTCGCCGTCCTGGCCGCCCCCGACTCCGACATCGGCCTCGTCGGGTACGAGATGGCCCTGCTCGTCGACCGCGCCGGCGCCGTCCTCACCCCCGCACTCCGCGCAGAACTCCA
- a CDS encoding nitrate- and nitrite sensing domain-containing protein, giving the protein MIGRPEEDGADRKSTRDKLRTTLTRRRAKGVSRLAMRNWRIRSKLIALLALPVMVALVLGGLRIQTSLETSQQLAQMANLSDLAKKATDLANALQNERDISAGPITAKPNAPLDDDIVAARKVTDDLSRTFTASSDKFENLELSGGKALLFQIRKDLNSVSDARGTPYQNNQNIQATITAYDVIIRDLLSITQDIALASNNRELVRSTRALQQFSLAKNSTSQQRALISAALANPEGPNLSLSDESFGIRLRSSYDNALTGFNNIYTSRDLDNLRGQLSYNSVVAAADRYARSILQQSGIHQSETVSFKDWYEQSTAKISAERRIESKLIEDLDGKAQELQSQADTEALIIGAAVALVLLVALGGAGLIARSMVRSLTRLQAAAEDVAERRLPELVKTLSESDPHDVDVTVEPVAVDSADEIGHVAHAFDMVHSEAVRLAAEQALLRGNINAMFTNLSRRSQGLIQRQLSLISELESREADPDQLANLFKLDHLATRMRRNGENLLVLAGEDPGRRWTRPVPLVDVLRAAASEVEQYERIELASVPSAEVAGRVVNDLVHLLAELLENATSFSSPQTRVRVTGHALPDGRVLVEIHDTGIGLSPDDLAEINERLANPPTVDVSVSRRMGLFVVGRLSLRHGIRIQLRPSDSGGTTALVMLPVDVTNSADRRGAGRPGPAQAKQQRGVAPTPRQQRQVPGGPGAAPAALGQGPAGGAPQNRPQLGQSGPGGPNTPGGPGAPGGPGGLPTRQAGQSLRENAPAQGGRAGAQAPQNQQNQQGGQPTAGQQGGLPQRTPGRQGPPQGAPNGLPRRGQQPGAPQGGPGAGPRPGQERPRAEGGPAGRTPEQPQHGWADQPGRPGGAPHGTRPGNRPQDGLPQRQRPGQGQQAPGQQAPGQPGPGQPGQQAPGRPGQQGPGQGQGRPQRPGPGAPPQGRQPQLPQQGQPRQQQPQQLPQPQPAQPLPSAEPAPLESTQQLARPRFEASDIDPRDPLGLGLVEPVLPNVPTPARPEPVRPEQAAQPQQPPARPEPMALPTGPSDGGAPAEQAWYGDEARTGEQGSRPRPYQPRRPGTTAPGFEPAPGRPAPQQGGQGRPQRAQGPQAQAPQQARRQAPAPAPQAQAPQAPAPQAPQAPAQPQAPQDPQGGPGDAPWRPSANDERWRRAEQVREPSTSGVTMSGLPRRTPQANLVSGTAESSPLTGPQVSRAPEEVRGRLTNLRRGIQQGRRVGAEQAAGQGPAQNQGNQAGFHHGAQQPGFDSFGGRTDGNAADHQER; this is encoded by the coding sequence GTGATCGGCAGGCCGGAGGAGGACGGGGCCGACCGGAAGTCGACCCGGGACAAGCTCCGGACCACGCTCACCCGCCGACGGGCCAAGGGCGTGAGCCGGCTCGCCATGCGCAACTGGCGAATCCGCAGCAAGCTGATCGCGCTGCTCGCGCTGCCGGTCATGGTCGCGCTGGTCCTCGGTGGCCTGCGCATCCAGACCTCGCTCGAAACCTCGCAGCAGCTGGCCCAGATGGCCAACCTCTCCGACCTGGCCAAGAAGGCGACCGACCTCGCCAACGCGCTGCAGAACGAGCGGGACATCAGCGCCGGCCCGATCACCGCCAAGCCGAACGCACCGCTGGACGACGACATCGTCGCCGCCCGCAAGGTCACCGACGACCTCAGCCGCACCTTCACCGCGTCCTCGGACAAGTTCGAGAACCTCGAACTCTCCGGCGGCAAGGCGCTGCTCTTCCAGATCCGCAAGGACCTGAACTCGGTCTCCGACGCGCGTGGCACGCCGTACCAGAACAACCAGAACATCCAGGCCACGATCACCGCCTACGACGTGATCATCCGGGACCTGCTGTCGATCACCCAGGACATCGCGCTCGCCTCCAACAACCGCGAGCTGGTCCGCTCCACCCGTGCCCTGCAGCAGTTCTCGCTCGCCAAGAACTCCACCTCGCAGCAGCGCGCGCTGATCAGCGCCGCGCTCGCCAACCCCGAGGGCCCCAACCTCAGCCTGAGCGACGAGTCCTTCGGCATCCGGCTGCGCTCGTCCTACGACAACGCGCTCACCGGCTTCAACAACATCTACACCTCGCGCGACCTGGACAACCTGCGCGGCCAGCTGAGCTACAACTCGGTCGTCGCCGCGGCCGACCGCTACGCGCGCTCGATCCTCCAGCAGAGCGGTATCCACCAGAGCGAGACCGTCAGCTTCAAGGACTGGTACGAGCAGTCCACCGCCAAGATCTCCGCCGAGCGCCGCATCGAGTCCAAGCTCATCGAGGACCTCGACGGCAAGGCCCAGGAACTGCAGTCGCAGGCCGACACCGAGGCCCTGATCATCGGTGCCGCCGTCGCGCTCGTGCTGCTCGTCGCCCTCGGTGGCGCCGGTCTGATCGCCCGCTCGATGGTGCGCTCGCTGACCCGGCTGCAGGCCGCGGCCGAGGACGTCGCCGAGCGGCGGCTCCCGGAGCTGGTCAAGACGCTCTCCGAGAGCGACCCGCACGACGTCGACGTCACCGTCGAACCGGTCGCCGTCGACTCCGCCGACGAGATCGGCCACGTGGCCCACGCCTTCGACATGGTGCACAGCGAGGCCGTCCGCCTCGCCGCCGAGCAGGCCCTCCTCCGCGGCAACATCAACGCGATGTTCACCAACCTGTCGCGCCGCAGCCAGGGCCTCATCCAGCGCCAGCTGTCGCTCATCTCCGAGCTGGAGAGCCGCGAGGCCGACCCGGACCAGCTGGCCAACCTCTTCAAGCTGGACCACCTCGCGACCCGCATGCGCCGCAACGGCGAGAACCTCCTCGTCCTCGCCGGTGAGGACCCGGGCCGCCGCTGGACCCGCCCCGTCCCGCTGGTCGACGTGCTCCGCGCCGCCGCCTCCGAGGTGGAGCAGTACGAGCGCATCGAACTGGCCTCCGTCCCGTCGGCCGAGGTCGCCGGCCGCGTCGTCAACGACCTCGTCCACCTGCTCGCCGAGCTGCTGGAGAACGCCACGTCGTTCTCCAGCCCGCAGACCCGCGTCCGGGTCACCGGCCACGCGCTGCCGGACGGCCGGGTGCTGGTCGAGATCCACGACACCGGCATCGGCCTCAGCCCCGACGACCTCGCCGAGATCAACGAGCGCCTCGCCAACCCGCCGACGGTGGACGTCTCCGTCTCCCGCCGCATGGGCCTCTTCGTGGTCGGCCGCCTGTCCCTGCGGCACGGCATCCGGATCCAGCTCCGCCCCAGCGACTCCGGCGGCACCACCGCGCTCGTCATGCTCCCGGTGGACGTCACCAACTCCGCCGACCGCCGCGGCGCCGGCCGCCCCGGCCCGGCCCAGGCCAAGCAGCAGCGCGGGGTCGCCCCGACGCCGCGCCAGCAGCGCCAGGTGCCGGGCGGTCCGGGCGCGGCCCCGGCCGCACTCGGCCAGGGCCCCGCGGGCGGTGCCCCGCAGAACCGGCCCCAGCTGGGCCAGAGCGGTCCCGGCGGGCCGAACACCCCCGGCGGCCCGGGTGCGCCCGGCGGCCCGGGGGGTCTGCCGACCCGCCAGGCCGGGCAGTCGCTGCGTGAGAACGCACCGGCCCAGGGCGGACGGGCGGGCGCCCAGGCCCCCCAGAACCAGCAGAACCAGCAGGGCGGCCAGCCCACCGCCGGCCAGCAGGGCGGCCTGCCCCAGCGCACCCCCGGCCGGCAGGGCCCGCCGCAGGGCGCTCCCAACGGCCTGCCCCGCCGCGGCCAGCAGCCGGGCGCCCCGCAGGGCGGTCCCGGTGCCGGCCCGCGCCCCGGCCAGGAGCGGCCGCGGGCCGAGGGCGGTCCGGCCGGCCGGACCCCCGAGCAGCCGCAGCACGGCTGGGCCGACCAGCCCGGGCGGCCGGGCGGTGCGCCGCACGGCACCCGCCCGGGCAACCGTCCGCAGGACGGGCTGCCGCAGCGCCAGCGTCCCGGCCAGGGCCAGCAGGCTCCCGGCCAGCAGGCTCCGGGTCAGCCGGGCCCTGGTCAGCCGGGCCAGCAGGCTCCGGGCCGACCGGGCCAGCAGGGCCCGGGCCAGGGCCAGGGCCGACCGCAGCGCCCCGGTCCGGGTGCGCCGCCGCAGGGCCGCCAGCCGCAGCTCCCGCAGCAGGGCCAGCCCCGCCAGCAGCAGCCGCAGCAGCTCCCGCAGCCCCAGCCCGCCCAGCCGCTCCCGTCGGCCGAGCCGGCGCCGCTGGAGAGCACCCAGCAGCTCGCCCGCCCGCGCTTCGAGGCCAGCGACATCGACCCGCGCGACCCGCTCGGCCTCGGTCTGGTCGAGCCGGTGCTGCCGAACGTGCCGACCCCGGCCCGTCCGGAGCCGGTCCGTCCGGAGCAGGCCGCCCAGCCGCAGCAGCCGCCGGCCAGGCCGGAGCCGATGGCCCTGCCCACCGGTCCGTCCGACGGCGGAGCCCCGGCCGAGCAGGCCTGGTACGGCGACGAGGCCCGCACGGGCGAGCAGGGGTCCCGCCCCCGCCCGTACCAGCCGCGCCGCCCCGGCACCACCGCACCGGGCTTCGAGCCGGCGCCCGGCCGTCCTGCCCCGCAGCAGGGCGGCCAGGGCCGGCCGCAGCGGGCCCAGGGCCCGCAGGCCCAGGCTCCCCAGCAGGCCCGACGGCAGGCCCCTGCTCCGGCTCCGCAGGCCCAGGCCCCGCAGGCTCCGGCCCCGCAGGCCCCGCAGGCCCCGGCCCAGCCGCAGGCCCCGCAGGACCCGCAGGGCGGCCCCGGCGACGCCCCGTGGCGCCCGTCCGCCAACGACGAGCGCTGGCGCCGGGCCGAGCAGGTCCGCGAGCCCTCGACCAGCGGCGTCACCATGTCGGGCCTCCCCCGGCGGACCCCGCAGGCCAACCTGGTCTCCGGGACCGCCGAGTCGTCCCCGCTGACCGGTCCTCAGGTGTCCCGCGCCCCCGAGGAGGTGCGCGGCCGCCTGACCAACCTGCGCCGCGGCATCCAGCAGGGCCGACGGGTCGGCGCCGAGCAGGCGGCCGGCCAGGGCCCGGCCCAGAACCAGGGCAATCAGGCCGGATTCCACCATGGTGCCCAACAGCCCGGGTTCGATAGTTTCGGGGGCCGGACCGACGGCAACGCCGCAGATCATCAGGAGCGTTGA
- a CDS encoding fumarylacetoacetate hydrolase family protein, with protein MRIARFSVREGSPAAGSVSFGVVEGDPARPESLVVHALAGHPFGQPQPTGESYRLQDVRLLSPMLPNKIVAVGRNYAAHAAELGNDVPDVPLTFFKPSTAVIGPTESIAYPPFSSDVQYEAELAVVIGRMCREVPLDRVPEVILGYTCANDVTARDVQQREGQWARAKGFDTSCPLGPWIETDLDPADLAITCTVNGELRQTGRTSQMVRSVAELIVHVSEAMTLLPGDVILTGTPAGVGPLNVGDEVAVSVEGIGTLANKVIKRG; from the coding sequence GTGCGCATTGCCAGGTTTTCCGTCCGGGAAGGGAGCCCTGCCGCCGGCAGCGTCTCCTTCGGCGTGGTCGAGGGGGACCCGGCCAGGCCCGAGTCGCTGGTCGTCCACGCCCTGGCCGGCCACCCGTTCGGGCAGCCCCAGCCGACCGGCGAGAGCTACCGCCTCCAGGACGTCCGGCTGCTCAGCCCGATGCTGCCCAACAAGATCGTCGCGGTCGGCCGCAACTACGCCGCGCACGCCGCCGAGCTGGGCAACGACGTCCCCGACGTCCCGCTCACCTTCTTCAAGCCGTCCACCGCGGTGATCGGCCCGACCGAGTCGATCGCCTACCCGCCGTTCTCCTCGGACGTCCAGTACGAGGCCGAACTCGCCGTGGTGATCGGCCGGATGTGCCGCGAGGTGCCGCTGGACCGGGTGCCCGAGGTGATCCTCGGCTACACCTGCGCCAACGACGTCACCGCGCGCGACGTCCAGCAGCGCGAGGGCCAGTGGGCCCGGGCCAAGGGCTTCGACACCTCCTGCCCGCTCGGCCCGTGGATCGAGACCGACCTCGACCCGGCCGACCTCGCCATCACCTGCACCGTCAACGGGGAGCTGCGGCAGACCGGCCGCACCTCCCAGATGGTCCGCTCGGTCGCCGAGCTGATCGTCCACGTCTCCGAGGCCATGACGCTGCTCCCCGGCGACGTCATCCTCACCGGCACACCCGCTGGGGTGGGCCCCCTCAACGTCGGCGACGAGGTCGCCGTCTCCGTCGAAGGCATCGGCACTCTCGCCAACAAGGTGATCAAGCGTGGCTAA